From Bacillus sp. FSL K6-3431, the proteins below share one genomic window:
- a CDS encoding acyltransferase family protein, with product MELSKNDTKILKGIGILLMVLLHLFARKDVNGLYETFPLINDVPLVYYIGLIGDACRPIYLFVTGYAFFIMINNHKGSVIGKNIKRILKLFVNYWIVFLIFVPLGFLIGREQIFTSDLTTFSLNFFGLSNSYNGAWWFLQVYIIFVLVSPILIKIINKYSPFVLFLISGVIYFLAYVQRFKSIIDFGDHPLTVEIIRIIVLLGTSQFSFIVGSIFAKEKIYTKLYLRFHSYKFKNTLCLLGLLSIIIFHGLIESAIIAPINGIGFICLYFMMDKNVLLHKILNFISDHSTNIWLTHMFFYSTVFQELTFAPKYPLFIFIWLIILCVFSSYIIKALAKPIYQLIDKKNTYKNNDMEVGKLYKI from the coding sequence GTGGAGCTATCAAAAAATGATACAAAAATATTAAAAGGAATAGGAATTTTATTAATGGTTTTACTACATCTTTTTGCTAGAAAGGATGTAAACGGACTTTACGAAACATTTCCCTTAATTAACGACGTACCTTTAGTCTATTATATCGGATTAATAGGTGATGCATGTAGACCAATATACTTATTTGTTACAGGTTATGCCTTTTTTATAATGATTAATAACCATAAAGGATCTGTTATAGGTAAAAATATAAAAAGAATATTAAAGTTATTTGTAAACTATTGGATCGTTTTTTTAATTTTTGTGCCCTTGGGGTTTCTAATTGGAAGAGAACAAATATTTACATCTGATTTAACAACATTTTCACTTAATTTTTTTGGATTATCAAATTCTTATAACGGTGCATGGTGGTTTTTACAGGTTTATATAATATTTGTTCTCGTGTCTCCTATTCTTATTAAAATTATAAATAAGTACAGTCCTTTTGTTTTATTTCTTATTTCAGGTGTTATATATTTCTTGGCATATGTGCAAAGATTTAAAAGTATAATAGATTTTGGTGATCATCCGTTAACTGTCGAAATAATTCGTATAATTGTATTACTGGGTACATCTCAGTTCTCTTTTATAGTAGGTTCAATATTTGCAAAAGAAAAGATTTACACGAAACTTTATCTTAGATTTCATAGCTACAAATTTAAAAATACACTTTGTCTTCTTGGATTGCTTTCTATAATAATATTTCATGGATTAATTGAATCAGCAATTATAGCCCCAATCAATGGAATAGGTTTTATTTGTTTATATTTTATGATGGATAAGAATGTATTACTACATAAGATATTGAATTTTATAAGCGATCACTCCACAAATATATGGTTAACGCATATGTTTTTCTATTCTACAGTTTTTCAAGAACTAACTTTTGCACCAAAATATCCACTTTTTATATTCATTTGGCTTATAATTCTCTGTGTTTTTTCGTCGTATATTATAAAGGCATTGGCGAAACCTATATATCAACTGATCGACAAAAAAAATACGTATAAAAATAATGATATGGAAGTAGGTAAACTTTATAAAATTTAA
- a CDS encoding right-handed parallel beta-helix repeat-containing protein — translation MAVGTYLIELIRWNIKNNATDAVNTSKGLNDALVWASQEGCSEVVLPDGIYLIDENNPIQPQSYMTFNLGGATLKIRDNSLPKYAIVLFQNDQQYAKITNGKIEGDRYTHNYSSGGTHEFGVGVELRNGVEYITIDNLEIYNTTGDAIIGITSFGAIGGSFPELAGNMEAGGVNTSNGTLTSDTNRIRSKVNIPMISQITNLGYFGLYGDSYGGIGKEITTNTYDVVFYKTDNTFLSSKTDLHFFDEIEVPIGASYAKVILHQAFIPSVSGNTILIRTPEFPKHVYIEKCNLHHCRRLGIAICGMKHCYISGCEIHHISGTAPQGAIDIEDGYDLNQYIFIDGNNIYDNNSYNIIAVAGKYITITNNRIQDGIFTINAGVDKAIVEKNYFHNCNPRLTGETLFSNNQLYNCRMRINGSGLATIETCFFHNSPLNVGKEKAYVAQINNCKFLFDNDFTVASTNPGAPLIFSAEPQNISDCIFEGSGGEAFTIVPNGAYDWILNNVSFINIRHKENRITRLPPGVYNGCKFINSGRLGVKFIGTKSNYEFNNCHFEWDSYTLFYMSQETKIDIFKLSNSTFLNTVSSDSAFYLTGNWGIIQLADNIFYYPDGNSNSMIEIRNTAVADSIQITGNNFISNAKMTAVKADKSPSITLIFKDNFLKKSNIQLHDTHIKFDNIIDDAHV, via the coding sequence ATGGCCGTAGGTACCTATTTAATTGAATTAATACGGTGGAATATTAAAAACAACGCAACTGATGCTGTTAATACATCTAAAGGTTTAAACGACGCCTTAGTATGGGCATCTCAGGAAGGCTGTTCGGAGGTTGTATTGCCCGATGGTATCTATTTAATCGATGAAAATAATCCGATCCAACCGCAAAGTTATATGACATTCAATTTGGGTGGTGCTACTTTAAAAATAAGGGATAATAGCTTACCTAAATATGCCATTGTCTTATTTCAAAACGATCAGCAATATGCAAAAATTACTAATGGTAAAATTGAAGGCGACCGATATACTCATAATTACTCTAGCGGAGGTACCCATGAATTCGGTGTAGGTGTTGAATTAAGAAATGGAGTGGAATATATCACGATTGACAATCTTGAAATCTACAATACTACGGGTGATGCTATTATTGGTATTACTTCATTCGGCGCCATCGGTGGAAGTTTTCCAGAGCTCGCGGGGAATATGGAAGCAGGTGGAGTGAATACATCCAACGGAACTTTAACCTCTGACACGAATCGCATTCGTTCAAAAGTAAACATACCAATGATCTCGCAAATAACAAATCTCGGTTACTTCGGGCTTTACGGTGATAGTTACGGAGGGATAGGTAAAGAAATTACAACGAACACATACGATGTAGTCTTCTATAAAACTGATAATACCTTTTTATCATCAAAAACAGATCTTCATTTCTTTGATGAGATAGAGGTTCCAATTGGTGCCAGCTATGCCAAGGTCATATTACATCAAGCATTTATTCCTTCCGTTTCAGGAAATACCATTTTGATCCGAACTCCGGAATTCCCAAAACATGTGTATATTGAAAAATGTAATCTCCACCACTGTCGGAGATTAGGCATAGCCATTTGCGGAATGAAACACTGTTATATAAGTGGGTGTGAAATCCATCATATTAGCGGAACCGCACCTCAGGGAGCTATTGATATAGAAGATGGTTATGATTTAAACCAATATATTTTCATTGATGGTAATAATATTTACGACAACAACAGCTATAATATTATAGCTGTTGCAGGAAAGTATATAACCATCACAAATAACCGAATTCAGGATGGGATCTTTACAATAAATGCAGGTGTCGATAAAGCAATTGTGGAAAAAAACTACTTTCATAATTGCAATCCTCGCCTAACGGGGGAGACACTGTTCTCAAATAACCAGCTATATAATTGTAGAATGCGTATAAATGGCAGTGGCCTTGCTACAATAGAAACTTGCTTCTTCCATAATAGTCCATTAAATGTTGGTAAAGAAAAAGCATATGTCGCACAAATCAACAATTGTAAATTCCTTTTCGATAATGACTTTACTGTTGCATCAACAAACCCAGGTGCACCTCTAATATTTAGCGCTGAACCTCAAAATATCTCAGACTGTATATTTGAGGGAAGTGGAGGAGAGGCATTTACGATAGTACCAAATGGGGCATATGATTGGATCTTAAACAATGTCTCTTTTATAAACATTAGACATAAGGAAAATAGAATCACACGTTTACCTCCTGGTGTCTATAATGGATGTAAATTCATTAACAGTGGCCGTCTGGGAGTAAAGTTTATAGGAACAAAAAGCAACTACGAATTTAATAATTGTCATTTTGAATGGGACTCATATACTCTTTTTTATATGAGCCAAGAGACTAAAATAGATATTTTCAAGCTGAGCAACAGTACTTTTCTAAATACTGTGAGTTCAGATTCCGCTTTCTATTTGACGGGAAACTGGGGAATTATTCAACTCGCGGATAATATATTCTATTATCCGGACGGAAACAGTAACTCCATGATAGAAATACGAAATACTGCTGTTGCAGATTCAATTCAAATTACTGGAAATAACTTCATCTCAAATGCAAAAATGACAGCAGTAAAAGCCGATAAGTCGCCCTCTATTACCTTAATCTTTAAGGACAATTTCCTAAAAAAGTCAAACATTCAGTTGCACGATACTCATATAAAATTTGATAATATTATTGATGATGCCCATGTTTAG
- a CDS encoding ABC transporter ATP-binding protein produces the protein MKDLLYFLKQIHLFAGKILYINLMAMTVIGLLDGIGLLLLIPMISMIGIVDLGIEASSIANMFGFLQNISGAVGLPLILGIYVLIVILHNFVEKQIMVRNTIIKNGFLRHIRVVTYGAVIHSNWDFFIKKRKSDLINLLLTEVTRTSGGTSAILQFMASLIFTLIQIGLALWLSAKITIFVLLSGVLIVFINRKFLKKSLALGQRNYELGKTYLAGITDQINGIKDIKSNTLEESRMEWFHSVTKKMEQEQIEYMKLKMSSQLYYKIASALFMALFILVSVKLFHAQAGQLMLIIIIFSRLWPRVAGIQASLEQLATTLPSFKAVKSLQMECLNSTEYEKKIDRNARPIEMVKALECRNIHFRYNKNRETFTLKNINMVIPANKMTAFVGKSGAGKSTLIDLLMGLNQAEIGEVLIDGAPLTKENLLSLRRAIGYVPQDPFLFNASIRENLLLVMPNAGEEQIMEALEFASAAEFVVRLPNGLDSLIGDRGIKLSGGERQRIVLARAILRNPSILVLDEATSALDTESEGKIQEALERLKGKMTIIVIAHRLSTIRNADKVIVLEQGEIIQQGGFIQLSQEKGNVFSKLLGRQMEVVR, from the coding sequence TTGAAAGATCTTTTATATTTTTTAAAACAAATTCATTTATTCGCGGGAAAGATTCTTTACATAAACCTAATGGCGATGACTGTCATTGGATTATTAGATGGAATTGGACTTTTATTACTAATTCCTATGATAAGTATGATTGGAATTGTCGACTTAGGAATAGAAGCATCGTCTATTGCGAATATGTTTGGTTTTTTGCAAAATATTTCTGGTGCTGTGGGGTTGCCGCTTATATTGGGAATTTACGTATTGATTGTCATCTTACATAATTTTGTGGAAAAACAAATAATGGTTCGAAATACGATTATTAAGAATGGCTTCTTAAGGCATATTCGTGTAGTGACTTACGGGGCAGTGATTCATTCTAATTGGGATTTCTTTATCAAAAAGAGAAAATCTGACCTTATTAACTTACTTTTAACAGAGGTAACTCGTACAAGCGGAGGAACGAGTGCAATTTTACAATTTATGGCTTCGCTTATTTTTACTCTCATTCAAATTGGTCTCGCTTTGTGGTTATCAGCAAAAATCACAATTTTTGTTTTGCTTTCCGGAGTTTTGATTGTCTTTATAAATCGAAAATTTCTTAAAAAATCACTAGCGTTGGGACAAAGAAATTATGAATTAGGCAAAACCTATCTTGCGGGGATAACCGATCAAATAAATGGAATTAAAGATATTAAAAGTAATACGTTAGAGGAATCGAGAATGGAGTGGTTCCATTCGGTGACGAAGAAAATGGAACAGGAGCAAATAGAATATATGAAATTGAAGATGAGCTCGCAATTATATTATAAAATCGCTTCCGCTTTATTTATGGCTCTTTTCATATTGGTTTCTGTGAAATTGTTCCATGCTCAGGCAGGTCAATTGATGTTAATTATTATCATATTTTCCCGTTTATGGCCGAGAGTAGCTGGAATTCAAGCTTCATTGGAACAACTAGCCACAACGTTGCCTTCATTTAAAGCAGTAAAATCACTTCAAATGGAATGTCTAAATTCGACGGAATATGAAAAAAAAATTGATCGAAATGCTAGACCAATTGAAATGGTGAAGGCGCTTGAATGTAGAAACATACATTTTCGCTATAACAAAAACAGGGAAACTTTTACTTTGAAAAATATTAATATGGTCATTCCGGCGAATAAGATGACCGCCTTTGTCGGGAAATCTGGTGCTGGGAAAAGTACTTTGATTGACTTACTGATGGGGCTGAATCAAGCAGAGATTGGCGAGGTTTTAATTGATGGAGCTCCATTAACAAAGGAAAATTTATTGTCTTTAAGAAGAGCGATCGGTTATGTTCCACAAGATCCATTTTTGTTTAATGCCAGTATACGTGAAAATTTACTGTTGGTTATGCCTAATGCAGGTGAGGAACAGATTATGGAAGCGTTAGAGTTTGCATCGGCTGCTGAATTTGTAGTGAGGCTTCCGAATGGTTTGGATTCATTAATAGGTGATAGAGGAATAAAGCTTTCCGGCGGCGAGAGACAACGGATCGTATTAGCTAGGGCGATCTTGCGAAATCCGTCTATCCTTGTGTTAGATGAGGCAACAAGTGCGCTTGATACTGAAAGTGAAGGCAAAATTCAGGAAGCATTAGAGCGATTAAAAGGGAAAATGACGATTATTGTCATTGCCCACCGCTTGTCGACCATTCGGAATGCAGACAAGGTTATTGTTTTGGAACAAGGCGAAATTATCCAGCAAGGAGGATTCATTCAACTGTCACAAGAAAAAGGAAATGTATTCAGTAAGTTGTTAGGAAGACAGATGGAGGTTGTTCGTTAA
- a CDS encoding paeninodin family lasso peptide produces MKQAWKKPELETLDINKTMKFWPPKDPKPDPDPTDPTDPTDPPGPGLDS; encoded by the coding sequence ATGAAACAAGCATGGAAAAAACCAGAATTAGAGACACTCGATATCAATAAGACGATGAAGTTTTGGCCTCCAAAAGATCCAAAGCCAGATCCTGATCCGACTGATCCAACTGATCCAACTGATCCACCAGGTCCAGGCCTTGACAGCTAA
- a CDS encoding right-handed parallel beta-helix repeat-containing protein: MKKWIIISAVLAFMIGAVFLVNSAFKTTAITKTDTKSTVKTPVYELELSRWGVHNDGTHPLETTKGINSALVWAKENGYKTFNIPNGTYLIAKGTKQRDSESRINMVSDMDLHLNEKTILQKEANEFEIYSVLYIGPDVENVTIKGGTFLGDRDHHDYSKKGPDTGGTHEWGNGIEIVGAENVVIDGVKTKEFTGDGIIVSGTNVTGSTIAESSLELGGIDEKGQPVKAEGKIRTNNREVSHFDNPAYETFKNIHFWLPEGITDGSKVDVYYYRKDGSFIKADKQIKFFSGESIIPSEADYFQAVFEAPSIKKVKVNRMTVDISKNVTIMNSDIGYNRRQGISLVGSDGVQIINNHIHHTNGTAPQSGIDIEPGFFPGKNTTIKGNTFTDNKIQIVLAYGENVTIEDNHFEQNIEGGIGVHAHKGFRGEVVVNDNNFIGSGLTLYAGNAKAEGNQFKNGSVKLLGKNIIFSNSTLVDASLSVGNEDGQKISNISIEHNGVRPGILYIEDQAVYLKDVAIKANTKGKDLILGMGNSQSVYERLTVKDSDRQGTVLPAGTYNQCSFEAGGLAINRVGSYVLDDCVVKDKENLLTINSLYGKPEVTLKNSKLEITENIGYGAAIYVSGAENFELLDSMVSAKSSISKSPLIKIGPYGKPKATDVFGVMIKGNELHTKSSVIGVDTFNAGTNAPAYLVQDNKLYNATLKLTSKDIKNNNKTMQK; encoded by the coding sequence ATGAAAAAGTGGATTATTATATCGGCAGTGTTGGCATTTATGATCGGAGCAGTATTTCTGGTCAATTCTGCTTTTAAAACGACAGCTATAACAAAGACGGATACAAAAAGTACTGTAAAAACCCCGGTCTATGAGCTTGAGCTAAGTAGATGGGGTGTGCATAACGATGGAACCCATCCGCTAGAAACGACTAAAGGGATCAACTCTGCGCTTGTATGGGCGAAGGAAAACGGGTATAAAACATTTAACATTCCGAATGGAACATATCTCATTGCCAAAGGAACAAAACAAAGGGATTCTGAATCAAGAATCAATATGGTTAGTGACATGGATTTGCATTTGAATGAAAAGACGATCCTGCAAAAGGAAGCTAATGAATTTGAAATTTATTCCGTTCTTTACATTGGTCCAGACGTAGAGAATGTTACGATCAAAGGGGGAACTTTTCTAGGGGATCGTGATCATCATGATTACTCAAAAAAGGGTCCTGATACTGGAGGAACGCATGAATGGGGGAATGGTATTGAAATCGTTGGAGCCGAGAATGTAGTAATTGACGGGGTGAAAACGAAAGAGTTCACAGGGGATGGGATTATTGTGAGCGGAACCAATGTTACGGGATCCACTATTGCAGAAAGTTCCTTAGAGTTAGGGGGTATTGATGAAAAGGGACAACCTGTGAAAGCCGAAGGAAAGATTCGTACTAATAACCGAGAAGTCAGCCATTTTGACAATCCTGCATACGAAACATTTAAGAATATTCATTTCTGGCTTCCAGAAGGAATTACAGATGGAAGTAAGGTAGATGTATATTATTATCGAAAAGATGGAAGTTTTATCAAAGCAGATAAACAAATAAAATTCTTTTCGGGTGAATCAATAATCCCAAGTGAAGCCGATTATTTTCAAGCTGTTTTTGAAGCTCCTTCAATTAAAAAGGTTAAAGTGAATCGGATGACTGTTGACATTTCGAAAAATGTTACAATTATGAACTCTGATATTGGATACAATCGAAGGCAAGGTATTAGCTTGGTTGGTTCGGATGGGGTGCAAATCATCAACAACCATATTCATCACACAAATGGAACCGCCCCACAAAGTGGTATTGATATTGAACCAGGGTTTTTTCCTGGGAAAAACACGACCATTAAAGGAAATACTTTTACTGACAATAAAATTCAAATTGTTCTTGCTTATGGAGAAAATGTAACTATAGAAGATAACCATTTTGAACAAAATATTGAAGGAGGCATCGGTGTACACGCCCATAAAGGTTTTAGGGGAGAAGTAGTTGTAAACGATAACAACTTTATTGGCTCGGGACTAACCTTATATGCGGGGAATGCAAAAGCAGAAGGTAACCAATTCAAGAATGGTAGTGTAAAACTCCTTGGAAAAAATATCATTTTTAGCAATTCCACATTAGTGGATGCAAGCCTAAGTGTAGGAAATGAAGACGGCCAAAAGATATCTAATATAAGCATTGAGCATAACGGCGTTCGTCCTGGAATCCTATATATTGAGGATCAAGCAGTATATTTAAAGGATGTAGCGATTAAAGCGAATACGAAAGGCAAGGATCTCATTTTAGGAATGGGGAACAGCCAAAGTGTCTACGAGCGACTTACAGTAAAAGATAGTGATCGGCAAGGGACCGTTCTACCTGCAGGTACGTATAATCAATGTTCTTTCGAGGCGGGGGGTCTGGCGATTAATCGTGTTGGTTCATACGTATTAGACGATTGTGTTGTAAAGGACAAGGAAAACCTGCTGACGATTAATAGTTTGTATGGGAAGCCGGAAGTCACCCTTAAAAACTCTAAACTGGAAATTACAGAAAACATCGGGTACGGGGCTGCAATCTACGTTTCAGGTGCCGAGAATTTTGAACTATTGGATAGCATGGTATCAGCAAAAAGTAGTATTAGCAAATCTCCACTAATTAAAATTGGTCCTTACGGGAAACCGAAAGCTACTGATGTGTTTGGCGTGATGATTAAGGGAAATGAACTCCATACTAAAAGTTCTGTTATAGGCGTGGACACTTTTAATGCAGGCACAAATGCACCAGCTTATCTAGTGCAAGATAATAAATTATATAACGCCACATTAAAATTGACATCAAAAGACATTAAAAATAATAATAAAACTATGCAAAAATGA
- a CDS encoding metallophosphoesterase family protein produces MKLAFISDIHGNAIALDAVLQDIREKKVDAIFVLGDISFRGPEPQRSLDLVRSLNCKVIKGNADEWVVRGLKEGEVPDQALGIMTKEREWTFSQLNEDSIEYLRNLPMELTFEVGGVNFHIFHATPNNLFEVVQPFESDDSLSKKLMINEADVYIYAHIHKPYIRYINGKCLINIGSVGLPFDGLNMSSYSIVDINDGKVQTSIVRVDYDVDQVINQFRESDYPNVEIMTNVLQNAKL; encoded by the coding sequence ATGAAACTTGCTTTTATCTCAGATATCCATGGCAATGCTATTGCTTTAGATGCAGTCTTACAGGATATAAGAGAAAAAAAGGTTGATGCCATTTTTGTTCTAGGTGATATTAGTTTCCGCGGGCCTGAGCCGCAGCGTTCACTTGATTTGGTTAGATCTCTAAACTGTAAAGTTATTAAAGGAAACGCGGACGAATGGGTGGTACGTGGATTAAAAGAAGGTGAGGTACCAGATCAGGCTTTAGGAATAATGACGAAAGAACGTGAGTGGACTTTTTCACAATTAAATGAGGATAGTATCGAATATTTAAGAAACCTTCCAATGGAATTAACGTTTGAAGTTGGAGGAGTTAATTTTCATATCTTCCATGCGACTCCAAATAATTTATTTGAAGTCGTTCAGCCATTCGAAAGTGACGATAGTTTGAGCAAGAAATTGATGATCAATGAAGCTGATGTATACATATACGCTCATATTCATAAACCTTATATTAGGTATATAAATGGCAAGTGCCTAATCAATATTGGGAGTGTTGGGTTGCCGTTTGATGGGCTGAATATGTCTTCCTATTCTATCGTTGATATTAACGATGGTAAGGTGCAAACGTCTATTGTGAGAGTCGATTATGATGTGGATCAAGTGATCAACCAGTTTCGAGAATCTGACTATCCTAATGTTGAAATCATGACTAATGTATTACAAAATGCAAAACTATAA
- a CDS encoding anti-repressor SinI family protein: MVEVKGVLEGLDREWMWLMLEAKYLGIDKEEVKKFLKKYGDKN, translated from the coding sequence GTGGTTGAGGTAAAAGGGGTGCTTGAAGGACTAGATAGAGAGTGGATGTGGCTAATGCTTGAGGCTAAATATTTAGGAATAGATAAAGAAGAAGTGAAGAAATTTTTGAAGAAATACGGCGATAAAAACTAA
- a CDS encoding helix-turn-helix domain-containing protein → MIGERIQKYRKQKNMSLSELAEKAGVAKSYLSSIERNIQTNPSIQFLEKISAVLDIPVNNLLHGDTDSAHFGHLDQDWESLVREAMDSGVSKQEFREFLEFNKWKIKNK, encoded by the coding sequence ATGATTGGCGAACGAATACAAAAATATCGAAAGCAAAAAAATATGTCATTATCAGAATTAGCTGAAAAAGCTGGAGTGGCGAAATCTTATTTGAGTTCTATAGAACGAAACATCCAAACAAATCCCTCCATACAATTCCTTGAAAAAATTTCAGCAGTATTGGACATTCCTGTAAATAACTTGCTACATGGTGACACTGATAGTGCTCATTTTGGACATTTAGATCAGGATTGGGAATCGCTTGTCCGTGAAGCAATGGATTCCGGGGTATCGAAACAAGAATTCCGTGAATTTCTCGAATTTAACAAATGGAAAATTAAAAATAAATAA
- a CDS encoding aldo/keto reductase: MEKRKLGHSDLEVSTLGLGCMSLGTDEKKAVKIIEAAIDEGVNYFDTADLYDYGVNEKIIGHTLSQKRDQVIIATKVGNRWGKEKNGWEWDPSKAYIKKAVKDSLHRLNTDYIDLYQLHGGTIDDPFEDTIEAFEELRTEGLIKHYGISSIRPNVIHKFVKDSSIISVMIQYSLLDRRPEKILGLLKENNISAVTRGSVARGILSDKMLEMIDTDNFPEQKYLDYSSLDIKDLLKSIKEKMRMGPRTLNEIALQFNLANEAVAAVVTGASSVEQLQDNARAVCASPLTNEELAFLKMITKSKTYTEHL, translated from the coding sequence GTGGAAAAGAGAAAACTTGGTCACTCGGATTTAGAAGTTTCAACATTGGGACTTGGCTGCATGTCACTTGGTACGGACGAAAAAAAAGCGGTTAAAATAATCGAGGCTGCAATAGATGAAGGCGTTAATTATTTTGATACAGCCGATTTATATGATTATGGCGTGAACGAAAAAATAATTGGGCATACACTTTCGCAAAAACGGGATCAAGTAATAATCGCTACGAAGGTAGGCAACCGCTGGGGGAAAGAGAAGAATGGCTGGGAATGGGACCCTTCCAAAGCTTACATAAAAAAAGCCGTCAAGGATAGTCTCCATCGCCTTAACACTGATTATATTGATCTATATCAACTTCACGGAGGAACAATTGACGATCCGTTTGAGGATACAATAGAGGCGTTTGAAGAACTGCGCACAGAAGGACTAATTAAACATTATGGTATTTCTTCTATCCGTCCTAACGTCATTCATAAGTTCGTTAAAGATTCTTCAATTATTAGTGTTATGATACAATATAGCTTGCTTGACCGCAGACCCGAAAAAATATTGGGTTTATTGAAAGAAAATAATATTAGTGCTGTCACAAGAGGTTCTGTTGCAAGAGGCATATTAAGTGACAAAATGCTCGAAATGATTGATACTGACAATTTTCCTGAACAAAAGTATCTTGATTATTCAAGTTTAGATATTAAAGATTTATTAAAAAGTATTAAAGAAAAAATGCGCATGGGCCCACGAACATTAAATGAGATTGCATTACAATTTAATTTGGCGAACGAAGCTGTTGCAGCTGTTGTGACTGGGGCTAGTTCTGTAGAACAATTACAGGATAATGCACGAGCCGTGTGTGCGTCACCACTTACAAATGAGGAATTGGCCTTTTTAAAGATGATTACAAAATCGAAAACATATACAGAACACCTGTGA
- a CDS encoding NUDIX hydrolase, with translation MKKFEEKTISTKEIFKGKIISLQVDEVELPDGNIAKREIVKHPGAVAVIALTAENKIVMVEQYRKPLERSLLEIPAGKLEPGENPELSAVRELEEETGYGAGKLDHLISFYTSPGFADELIHLYIATDLHKVENPLSGDEDEFVDLQEITLEQAVKFVNEKYIYDAKTAYAVLYLQLKMGMHV, from the coding sequence ATGAAAAAATTTGAAGAAAAAACAATAAGTACAAAAGAAATTTTCAAAGGTAAAATCATCAGTTTACAAGTAGATGAAGTGGAACTTCCAGACGGAAATATTGCTAAACGTGAAATTGTAAAACATCCTGGAGCAGTTGCAGTTATTGCATTAACAGCAGAAAATAAGATCGTCATGGTAGAGCAATATCGCAAACCACTAGAACGTTCACTACTTGAAATCCCTGCGGGAAAGCTTGAGCCTGGAGAAAATCCTGAGTTATCAGCGGTACGTGAACTAGAAGAAGAGACAGGCTATGGAGCGGGAAAACTCGATCATCTCATTTCCTTTTATACTTCTCCAGGTTTTGCAGATGAATTGATTCATCTATATATTGCTACTGATTTACATAAGGTAGAAAATCCACTGAGTGGGGATGAAGATGAGTTTGTTGATCTACAAGAAATTACATTAGAACAGGCGGTAAAATTTGTGAATGAAAAGTATATTTATGATGCTAAAACAGCGTATGCTGTTCTTTATTTACAACTAAAAATGGGTATGCATGTGTAA